The genomic region TTCACCTAAACCTTTGTGCACCAGCTCCAGCCGCTCGCTCACCTGCTTGAAGGATTCGCCCAATCGCTTTTCCAGAGTGTCGTGCAGCTTCTCGTCCACCGTTTTGCGCATTTCCTCCAGCTTGGTTTCGTTGTTGGCGCGAATCTGTTCCAATCGCCCTTCCAGAGCCAACTTCAAGGCTTCGAACTGCTGCTGCTGGGTGTTCACCAAGTCCTGCAGTTTTCGGGCCAGGGATTCGGAGAGGTTGTTCAGAGAAGTGCTGAGTTCCGCTCGGTTTTTGGCGGCGTCGGCATTGATCTGTTGAGACAGGTTGTTGAGCGAGGCGTTGATTTCCTCGCGGTTTTTGCGGTTCTCGGAATTCAGGTTTTCGTTCTGCCGGTTCAGCGTGGCCACCAATTCCTTGCGGGTGTCGGTTCCCAGGGCCAGCAGGTCAGTGCGCAAGCGCTGCAAATCGTCGCGCAGATTGCGTTCGAAGGCTTCCAACTGCCCGGAAAACCTGGTCACTTCATCCAGCCTGTCATCCGGAGCCGACTGTTTTCGATAGAGCAGGATGGCGGCAACAATTCCCAGAACCAGGATCAGCACGCAGAGTATCAGGATCGCCAAAAGCATTGTTACACCTGCCTTATGATACTTTGCGCATCAGATAGTAGAGGGAGCCGATCAGGGTGATGTCCTGATGTTCCTCCGGATTTATCAGCAGGGGCTGGTATTCGTCATTGAGTGAAACCAGGATTATCATCTTTTCCTTTTCGTCCATCACCAGGCGTTTCAGGGTGATGCCGCCGTCGATCCGCAGCGCGCAAATTTGCCCATCCAGTTGTTCCCAGTCCTGGTTTTGGCGGATAAGCACCAGATCGTTGTTGAACACCATGGGCTCCATGCTGCTGCCGTTCACGCGCAGGCAAACATAATCTTCAACCACCCCGCGGATCATGGCCCGGCGGATTGTGAGAAACTCCATATAGGTTTCAAAATTCTCCACGGGCGGT from Candidatus Cloacimonadota bacterium harbors:
- a CDS encoding helix-turn-helix domain-containing protein: MIGKRMKALRLSLKVTQSALAKKLKVKPSAISQIESGKIRPSLDTMLLLTKVCDVNLHWLITGMGLMWVNPQDSRRKTKDKLNKVRDFIHGELDVLTRNREQIQLAELLDIPVSGEIAAGPPVENFETYMEFLTIRRAMIRGVVEDYVCLRVNGSSMEPMVFNNDLVLIRQNQDWEQLDGQICALRIDGGITLKRLVMDEKEKMIILVSLNDEYQPLLINPEEHQDITLIGSLYYLMRKVS